Within the Oncorhynchus kisutch isolate 150728-3 linkage group LG13, Okis_V2, whole genome shotgun sequence genome, the region TCCTCAGTCTCTGGAGTTTAAAGGACCTCAATCGAGAAAGGAAAACAGCAACGCATTACATTTTATTCAGCTATACATCATGAAAAAATGTTGATAATGTCCACCGAACAAGTGCAATACTAGTGAGATAAATTAGCACGTGCTTTAATAATCACATTATATTAAAAAGGAATAAAGACATCTAAACAAGCATAGCAACACTGTACAGTGGGAGGAAAGTGTAAACAAAAATATGATTAAAATATAACCAGCAGAAAggatatagatgtgtgtgtgtatatagagtagTTACTACCACTCAAAATCAGTCTGTTAGAGTTTTACGTACCATCCTTTTTTGCTCAAGGGAGGGAACATTTTATATTAGAGAGCCTGCTCACAAACCCCATCTGAGTCATGATTCTCAATCCATGGAACTGCATGAAAAGGAGTAAAAACAAATAATCAGACACTGCGTTGCAGGGGCCAAGGGCATGCGTGGTGGCAGATTGTGGGTCGTCATGACTGAGGAGTCATAATTGCTGTGGAAGTCTGGACAgtaccatgggggggggggggtcataatgCCTCAGTCACTGTGGGGCCCTGGCTTACATAGCAGTCCTCTTAAATGTCTGAGTTGAGGCTGAGGTTGGCCAACCTGGGGTCCGAGTTGATCTCATACCTGTAATGGTAGCCCTCCATGTGGTCCCTGCATGCGTCCCGAATATTGTATATCCACCGCTTGATCCCCTTCCTGTTGAGGTAGAGGACCAACAGAAAGATCACTCCAATCAAGGCCAGCACCATGCCCAGAAAGACATACGAGGTCTCCAGCACACCTTTCATTTCACCTGAAAAGGTACACTCCAACTCTTTTATCTGGAGCAACGGTAACTGCCTCAGAACCTCAGGGTCAGAACAGGTCATATTCTGCTTGTCTGTGACCTGCTCAGAGCTTTTCAGCCAGGCCACAAGGTCCTCGATATTGCAGTCACAGAGCCAAGGGTTTCCTGCCAGATGCACCTGGAGCCCAGGCTTGAGGCTGAAGTCCATCAGTGTAGTGTTGGGTAGTTCCCTCAGGGCATTGTCCCTCAAGTCTAACTCACGAAGCCGAGGAACACTCAGCGTCCCATTCTGGATGAAAATGAGGGAGTTGTTTTGTAGGTTGAGGATGGTGAGGTTGGAGAGGCGGGAGAACATGTCCTCAGGGAGGACCACCAGGTCATTGTTGGACAGGTCTAAGCGGGTAAGTTGAAGGGCTCCCCCACTCCGTAGCAGACTGAAGAGCTCACCCATGGAAGTATGGTTGTAAAAAGCCCTGCTGAGGTTAAGGTCCAGCAGTTTGTTGTAATCAGAGAAGGCTTGAGCACTAAAATGCAGAATCCTGTTGTTACTCAAGTCTAGCAGCCTGAGATTTGGCAAATTGTTGAATACATTGTGGTCCACCAGCTCCACCTGGTTTCCTGTGAGATACAAGTCTGTTAACTGCTCAAGGGGCACAGGGAAAGACACAGCTGTGAGATGGGAAATGTTGTTCCCAGTAATGAACAGGGTTTTAGTGTTCGCTGGCAATGGCTGTGGAACCGCGAATAAGCCCTGGTTCAAACATTTGACCGTGGATGTGAAACAGACGCATTTGTCAGGACAGGCTGAATTTGAAAAAAGGACAGCAAAGAAAAACCACAAACGAAGCAGAG harbors:
- the LOC109902212 gene encoding trophoblast glycoprotein, which gives rise to MNVIVATQFKSEVKLFPSGKRLKSSILHVEDRNLKVDCVTRGGKKHLYTVYALCFVSSIRLIGTTGEKMRFLSSLLCCELEETRENTTLLRLWFFFAVLFSNSACPDKCVCFTSTVKCLNQGLFAVPQPLPANTKTLFITGNNISHLTAVSFPVPLEQLTDLYLTGNQVELVDHNVFNNLPNLRLLDLSNNRILHFSAQAFSDYNKLLDLNLSRAFYNHTSMGELFSLLRSGGALQLTRLDLSNNDLVVLPEDMFSRLSNLTILNLQNNSLIFIQNGTLSVPRLRELDLRDNALRELPNTTLMDFSLKPGLQVHLAGNPWLCDCNIEDLVAWLKSSEQVTDKQNMTCSDPEVLRQLPLLQIKELECTFSGEMKGVLETSYVFLGMVLALIGVIFLLVLYLNRKGIKRWIYNIRDACRDHMEGYHYSSMD